In the Arachis hypogaea cultivar Tifrunner chromosome 20, arahy.Tifrunner.gnm2.J5K5, whole genome shotgun sequence genome, tacagggtgtagcggtttatgtaCTTACAGCATCTAAATGTAAACCGCGACAGGAtgtagcggtttacgtgtaaACTCTAATCCGCATCAGAGTGCCGCGGTTTACATATAAATGAAAAAGTTGCAATTGCATCTGGTGTTTTGAAAAGTTATAATCTGGTAGGCTTTCTCTCcaaatgtttttaattttgactaaGTTCAGCTTTCAGTAGATAAAAAGCTGACTATAATTTAgtcaataaataaatacataatttaatTGCATAGCCAAAATGTTAAATTTCCATCAATAATAGCACTACTACTAAGTGCTAAAGCTGTAtagacatttaaaaaaaatacatctcGGTTCGTGTGTACCGTAAACACCACATCAATTCTGATCTATGAAGTGTAAAGTATAGACATTTCATTGAATTATTGTGTTCGTTTATTCGATAGATTTTGAAAACAACACTTTTCcgttatttttagtttatatgaTTAAAGGTGTAGTGTATACTCTAGTATCAATTATCGCTAGTCAATTTTAGATGGTGAACGTCTGAAGTTTTAAATGGTGAACGTCTGAGTGGTGCAACAATGTTAAACTAATGGACGACGCAGAATTGGCAACATTGTATACAAATTACTTTTATGTATTTGTTTTAGTACAACGATAAATTTATACGTACtagtacaataaaaatatagacaAATTAAAATACGATATGTGGATTATGTTTTTCacgtcaataattaatttttttaaatacatatcatATCAATGATTTTACAAAATTACCCttatactttaataaaaataaaaataaaaataaattttatttaatttttacaaaaatacttaAATATCCTTTTTTTGTATTAGACAAAAACAACCTTAATTCgttaatttaatcaaaattcaattaactttagttttataattttaaatctaaatcaatttataaatcaaaatcaaaatacatttcATTATTCATATACGCTAAAAAATTGTTTTGTTTATCATGAACCCTAAAATTCTAAATTCCCCAACGCAGTCCAATCCCACTCCTGACTCATCTCCTCTCAGAAACTAAAAAGTGAAAAGGGAATAAAGAACTCTAGCACCCCCAGTCTCCCGCAGCCCCGCAGCCACCGGAGCCCCCGCGGTCATCGCAGCTCCCGCAGCCCCACTTCGTTGTCATCGCAGAACTCTCCTCTGCTGGGAAGCTCCGTCGTCAAGGTAATTAATTTGTCACCAATTCCAACATGCATGCTTATCGTTATATGATGTTATTGTTGGTTAATTGATGATTATATGATGAAGCAAGTATACGATGCTGAAGCAAGAAAAGTATGAGTTCTGAGTACATTGCTATTGGGGTGCTTTACTAGGAGGTAGAACTACAGCAGGAGAACCTTTAAGATTGTGTTCTAATATTGTCAATGGAGAAGCTCAATTATTCAATGGTCAATTAGCATCCAACAAAGAACTAATAGTCAATGCTAATTGACCATTGACCATTGAATAATTGAGCTTTTTCATTGACAATATCTGAACACAATCTTAAAGGTCCTCTTGCTGCAGTTCTACCTCCTGGTAAAGCACCCCAATGACAATGTACTTAGAACCCACACTTTTCTTGCTCCGGCATCGTATAGTTGCTTCATCATATAATCATCAATTAATCATTAATAACATTATATAACGGGTAAGCATGCATGTTGAAATTGGTGACAAATTAATTACCTTGGCGATGGAGCTTCCCAACGGAGGAGAGTTCCGCAATGACAACAAAGTGGGGCTGCGGGAGCTGCAGTGACTGCGGTGGCTCTGGTGGCTGCAGTGGCTGCGGGGTTGCGGAAGGCTGGGGGAGCTAGAGTTCTTTGttcccttttcacttttcagTTTCCGAGAGGAAAGGAGTCAAGAGTGGGATCGGACTGCATTGGAAGATTTAGAATTTTAGGGTTCATGACAAGTAAAGCAATTTTTTAGTGTATATGAATAATgaaatgtattttgattttgatttttaattgatttagatttaaaataatgaaatgtattttgattttgattttttaattgatttagatttaaaattttaaaactaaagttaattgaattttgattaaattataaaattagggttatttttatttttatttttattaaagtataaGGGTGATTTAGTAAAATCATTGATataatatgtatttaaaaaaagaaaaattaattattgacgtAGAAAACATAATCTACATGTCATGTTTTAATTTGTCCATATTTTTATTGTACTGATACGAATAAATTTATCGTCTTACCGAAGCAAACATTTTACTTTTATTAGTTGAACAATAAAATTTTGACTAAAGAAACATAGTCAAAAGAATGGAAAGATGCTAAAAACCAAACTCTTCTCAACAATCTGCACAAGCTTATATGTGATAATTGGACAAGTTAATTTGATCTCAGAATAAGGCATCTTTTTTTTGAAAGTGCATTACAAGATCTCAATTTATATCATAATTGGAAGATTAATTACCTCCAAATTAAGATATACCATGAGATTGAAGCAAATGGAATGAAAGAAAAGGCACAAGCATATAAAACTCTTTACTCATCCACCGTTTTCAGATCAACAATAGtaagaagaaaattacaattacaaatacaaaatatctttagaaaaaaaagaagggaatGGGATCGGTTGGTTGATTGTTTATAAAACGGTTTAGGATTTCTTAGCTCCCAAGACAAGGAATTCATGTGTTGAAGAAATGAACGGTGGTTAATGGTTGTTGGAGTAGGTGAATCAGCTGATCCGACGGCAGAGAGTGATTCCATCACCAACCGGGAGCATGCAGATCTCAATTCTGGGGTCCACAGCCAAGGCCTTGTTAAGCTCCAACACAAAATCTCTGTAGTACCTAACGTACTTCCTCATGGGTGCATCGGCAGGTGCGACCACAGACCCATTCCATAGGGTGTTGTCGTAGCCGATCACACCACCTACCTTCACCAAATCGATGAGCCTCTTATGGTAGTTCAGGTAGTTGTCCTTGTCTGCGTCCACGAAAATGAAGTCGTAGTTTCCATGGTTCTTCTCCTACATTTTCACGTTACATACACATTCACACCTTTAATTAGAAATGTGCTAGAAATAAAAATGTCTTTCATCGTAATTGTTAATAGTATTTATTTAAGTGGTTTTATGAGTGTGTTATAATTTCCACACTGAAAGGGGCTAAATTGGGGTCATATAATAGAGTTGAGTCAAGAAAACATTTTTCTAagcaattaatcaaccaaaggaaaaacttgcatttttttttttttcaccaaaGATATGAGATtcgaactcgcaacctcttaattgaatatggggagactatgccatttgagataTTAttcattggctttttttttttcccttttgggaCTAGAGATACTTACATCTTTAACCAATTCGTCGAGAACAGGGAGAGCTGGTCCTTCTTTGAAGGTAATTTTGTGGTCAACACCGGCTTTTTTAATTACTGGCAGACCCAATTCGTAGTTCTCCTTGTTAATATCCATGGCCAAGATCTGTTacgattaatataattaaaaattgtatttcataaaaatacctaaaaagtatttgttaaaatttttaatatatttaattcattgtaaaataaaaagtttaacttTGATCTATTGGCAAACATTTATATCCAATGATATATTgacatattaataaataattttttatttttaaataaccaaaaataaatatgataagtttgggaaaaatttatattatcccgtatattaaaattaaattcattaaaatagacaaaaaattgAGCATAGTTTTTATAGTACCAATCAAAAATTGCGCATATTTGATGACTTTGATCCAATCtcaaaaacataccaaaaattttactattattaaatattaaatataattaactaaCAAGTGGCTTAGACACTTGTTAACGATACTGCTAATAatgattttttatgtttataataaaaatataattaaaaaacttatttttttaataaattgttttttttttttaataaactgtTTCCTTTATACTTCTTTAAAGGTTTGTTAACCAAACCCGTACCAAATACCCAATTTGACTATAGGCGTATAAAGTATGACCGCCCATTACTACGAGTTATGACAAATTTTGAACAGGTGAAAGCAATTTGGATTCTGTCAAAAAGTTTCCTTAAAACATTGATTATGAAAGAGAACGGAATTTAAAGCTTTACTAATTTTTCTCATGTAATTAACGCATTCAagaattaattaaattgattgtATGTATCTTTAATTAACAAATATCAAATCCAAATCCAAAAAATTATTATCctacatagaaaacaaaaaaaaaaaaaaaaaaatcttggtcTTGGTACCTTTCCATCTTCAGGAAGAGCAAGGGCAGTGGCAAGAAGCGAGTAACCGGTGTAGACACCGATTTCCATGGTGTTCTTGGCATTGATGAGCTTAAGGAGCATGTTCAAAAATTGTCCTTCATCTGCAGAGGTTGTCATGATGTTCCTgtttttgtttgaattttgatCAATCAACTAATCAGTAATCATTTCATTTGCCTGCCCAGAATTCTAACAAAAGATACTAATTAtggagaacaaaataaaaatggatCATAATACATACCATGGGTGCTTTGctgtcaattctctcaattctttcATGGCTTCATGTTCTCTTGGGTACACGCTGGTTTCCAGAATGTACTGTACATTCATCATAATAACACACaatttattttgaaatcaaagaacccaaaagaatataatatgtatttaatttatacAAGTGTAAAAGAATTGCGTGCTGAAAGGCGAGTATTTTGGTTACCTGGTATAGAGCATCACTCTGGAGAAGGCTCTTGTGACCAACATCTTGGTGCCTTCCAGCTTCAGAAGTTTGGTTCTGCTCTCCGTTGCTGGCCATCGTTTCTATgtaattcttttgttttttttttttctttctttcttcttgatcttcttctgTGCTCCCTCTATGATTGTGTTGTGAGTCCTGTGGAAAAGGATGAACGAGGGATGGTATATATAAAGAAGAGGAAAGGCAAATGAAGTTTGAGAAAATGCGGTTGGTGAGAGGAAAATGATGTTTGGTTGAACCGGATGGCGAACCCGGTTTGGGGTTGGTGAAGTTtgtgaattataatttataattcctTTTCCTAAATAGATATATGTGCAATATAATGAGCACGTTTCAGGCTTCCACTTTCATGATGTAGAGCCCCGCTGAGTTAGtcctatattttctttttgttggtAAGTGATTTACTGCatctttacttatttatttattattgagaAAAAGTTAGAGGTCagcaatttttatttatatttgtcaaTAATTTTAGTTAATACTTAATACACACATTTTAATAGTGTATTTGgatctattttttaatattaatttataaaaatatacaattaatttaGATTAATTTAGTAATCAGTTTATTTGTCTTCTCAAATAAATATATGTAGcaatttattgattaataataaatttttaaataaaatttagattcacgaaaattaatctttaatctatcaaattaaaaaatgctataaaaaaaacttataacAATATACTAATAGTTTAAGtgctaagaaaaaaaaaaataaattatgttgaTTTTGTAgcattcttgtttattattttagtttagaTATTAACATTGAAAATGGACCGTGACATCATTTTGATGGGAATTATGACATTTCAATCAAGCTAAGTGGCATGCTTCAGTATTTAAAGTCATAAAAACAATGAAGAAACTCTGCCGCATGCAAAGGTAGTGGTGCTAATTGCCACACCCTAATATTTCTAAACAGGTTTAAGCCTTATTTGAACGAGATTGATTgtttacaaaattttttaaaaaagttaatttttattagaactgttactagttaaaaaatataaataataacataaaaaataaacgtGTTAAAttataaagacaaaaataatgataaattttacTTATATCaaataatcacaaaaaaaaaaagacacatcGTATTCACAATTATAGTCActcaataaatataaaacaagataaataaaaaattataattctttCCATTTGCATAGTTATGACTAAAACAATCGCTTATTCTCTTTCCTTAATATGAATTTGGGTAAGTGCTTAACGTTTTATGTCCACCCCTTTAATATCTCGCTCCTAATAGTATATTAGTCTTTTCAGCTCACTCGAGCAGTATATTATTTCATGTCGCGTTGT is a window encoding:
- the LOC112782895 gene encoding caffeoyl-CoA O-methyltransferase, which gives rise to MASNGEQNQTSEAGRHQDVGHKSLLQSDALYQYILETSVYPREHEAMKELRELTAKHPWNIMTTSADEGQFLNMLLKLINAKNTMEIGVYTGYSLLATALALPEDGKILAMDINKENYELGLPVIKKAGVDHKITFKEGPALPVLDELVKDEKNHGNYDFIFVDADKDNYLNYHKRLIDLVKVGGVIGYDNTLWNGSVVAPADAPMRKYVRYYRDFVLELNKALAVDPRIEICMLPVGDGITLCRRIS